A part of Candidatus Eisenbacteria bacterium genomic DNA contains:
- a CDS encoding sigma-54 dependent transcriptional regulator: MNGPKTRVLVVDDEPSVLLETSASLKRHYDVLTAPNADEAERLLSKERVGLLITDLRLPGKDGLALLESAKASHPDLPVVVMSGHGTIEEAVKAIRLGAADFVEKPFGPDRLLVTVERALELKALQRENERLRAQAGGDEMVGKSGALEHVRAEIAKVARTDAKVLITGESGAGKELIARAIHRGSARARGPFEKLNCAALPKDLVESELFGYEKGAFTGATQMKRGRLEAADQGTLFLDEVGDMSLETQAKFLRAIETGEIERLGSTRTISVDTRIVAATNKDLPAEIEAGRFREDLFYRLNVVPVHLPPLRQRPEDIPLLIAHFAERFCKEHGRPARLFTREALDRLTKYGWPGNVRELKNLVERLLIMTEGETIGLAEVEEVLPADADEGPPSEIKAARDKAERDTILATLKQCQWNVTEASRRLGMDRGYLHRKIKRYGLVRE; this comes from the coding sequence GTGAACGGGCCCAAGACGCGCGTCCTCGTCGTGGACGACGAGCCCTCCGTCCTCCTCGAGACGTCCGCGAGCCTGAAGCGTCACTACGACGTGCTCACCGCGCCGAACGCGGACGAGGCGGAGCGCCTCCTGTCCAAGGAGCGCGTGGGACTCCTGATCACCGACCTTCGCCTGCCCGGAAAGGACGGCCTCGCGCTTCTCGAGAGCGCGAAGGCCTCGCATCCGGATCTTCCCGTGGTGGTCATGTCGGGACACGGCACGATCGAGGAGGCGGTGAAGGCGATCCGGCTCGGGGCCGCGGACTTCGTGGAGAAGCCGTTCGGCCCGGACCGGCTCCTCGTCACCGTCGAGCGCGCCCTCGAGCTGAAGGCGCTCCAGCGGGAGAACGAGCGCCTCCGAGCGCAGGCGGGCGGCGACGAGATGGTCGGGAAGAGCGGGGCCCTCGAGCACGTCCGCGCGGAGATCGCGAAGGTCGCGCGCACCGACGCCAAGGTGCTCATCACGGGCGAGAGCGGCGCGGGCAAGGAGCTCATCGCGCGGGCCATCCATCGCGGGAGCGCCCGCGCGCGCGGTCCGTTCGAGAAGCTGAACTGCGCCGCGCTCCCCAAGGATCTCGTCGAGAGCGAGCTCTTCGGGTACGAGAAGGGCGCGTTCACGGGCGCCACGCAGATGAAGCGAGGACGCCTCGAGGCCGCCGACCAGGGGACGCTCTTCCTCGACGAGGTCGGCGACATGAGTCTCGAGACGCAGGCCAAGTTCCTTCGGGCGATCGAGACCGGCGAGATCGAGCGGCTCGGGAGCACGCGCACGATCTCGGTGGACACCCGCATCGTGGCCGCGACCAACAAGGATCTCCCCGCCGAGATCGAGGCCGGCCGGTTCCGCGAGGATCTTTTCTACCGGCTGAACGTCGTCCCCGTCCATCTGCCTCCGCTCCGCCAGAGGCCCGAGGACATTCCGCTCCTCATCGCGCACTTCGCCGAGCGCTTCTGCAAGGAGCACGGGCGTCCCGCGCGCCTCTTCACCCGGGAAGCGCTGGACCGTCTCACGAAGTACGGCTGGCCCGGCAACGTCCGCGAGCTGAAGAACCTGGTCGAGCGGCTCCTCATCATGACCGAGGGGGAGACGATCGGCCTCGCGGAGGTGGAGGAGGTGCTTCCCGCCGACGCGGACGAGGGCCCGCCCAGCGAGATCAAGGCGGCGCGCGACAAGGCGGAGCGGGACACGATCCTCGCCACGCTGAAGCAGTGCCAGTGGAACGTCACCGAGGCGTCGCGCCGGCTCGGCATGGATCGAGGGTACCTGCACCGGAAGATCAAGAGATACGGACTCGTGCGCGAGTGA
- a CDS encoding ATP-binding protein, with protein MMGTLRGRLLALFFVVALVPSLGLTWFVTQYLARSLSALKNPETERALSQSLEVIRGGIERLASDARQHADVLALDPETRRLVTAGNFADLERTLRDEARGRGLDYVAVYRVGDTAERLFGARLGPRITLPQPELESIRRALAEGGLVSGDDAPRQVSGVASVDASHVILAGYQLDPEISSEIMALQKNLSMYRRLGVYTWLSQRSLWIFAALWSLVLGIVSFALAYIVSRSVARPVLDLQTAMEKVSQGDLAHRVTPSGTREVRYLATSFNRMVDEIRTSRRALLRAERLAAWREVARAVAHEIRNPLTPIQFALQRLREEARRPELPRPEVVAENADSILREVRSLQEFATSFSAVAQLPEPKFAPTDLGDLVEDAARLYRGSSPIEFRVEVERPVPLAWADAGQIQRVIVNLIKNATEALGDKGVVTLRVRAEDGKGTGLVLEVEDTGPGMDPATLERAVHPGFTTKSTGSGLGLTLVQRIVEQHGGHFGMESSPGLGTRAWLSLVAATDREPEEA; from the coding sequence ATGATGGGCACCCTACGGGGCCGCCTCCTCGCGCTCTTCTTCGTCGTCGCGCTCGTCCCGTCGCTCGGGCTCACCTGGTTCGTCACGCAGTACCTCGCTCGGAGCCTCTCCGCGCTCAAGAATCCGGAGACGGAGCGCGCCCTCTCCCAGTCGCTCGAGGTGATTCGCGGCGGGATCGAGCGGCTCGCGAGCGACGCGAGACAGCACGCCGACGTGCTGGCGCTGGATCCGGAGACGCGACGGCTCGTGACCGCCGGGAATTTCGCGGACCTGGAGCGCACGCTTCGCGACGAGGCGCGGGGCCGCGGCCTCGACTACGTGGCGGTCTACCGCGTCGGAGACACGGCGGAGCGGCTCTTCGGCGCCAGGCTCGGCCCGAGGATCACGCTCCCCCAGCCGGAGCTCGAGTCGATCCGCCGGGCGCTCGCGGAAGGGGGCCTCGTCTCCGGTGACGACGCGCCACGGCAGGTGAGCGGCGTCGCGTCCGTGGACGCGAGCCACGTGATCCTCGCGGGCTATCAGCTCGATCCCGAGATCAGCTCCGAGATCATGGCCCTCCAGAAGAACCTCTCCATGTACCGGCGACTGGGTGTCTACACCTGGCTCTCCCAGCGGAGTCTCTGGATCTTCGCCGCGCTCTGGAGCCTCGTGCTCGGAATCGTGAGCTTCGCGCTCGCGTACATCGTCTCGCGCAGCGTGGCGCGCCCCGTCCTCGACCTCCAGACCGCGATGGAGAAGGTGTCGCAAGGGGATCTCGCGCATCGCGTGACCCCGTCCGGAACGCGCGAGGTGCGCTATCTCGCCACCTCGTTCAACCGGATGGTGGACGAGATCCGGACGTCGCGCCGCGCGCTCCTGCGCGCCGAGCGGCTCGCCGCCTGGCGCGAGGTGGCGCGCGCCGTGGCGCACGAGATCCGCAACCCGCTCACGCCGATCCAGTTCGCGCTCCAGAGGCTGCGCGAGGAGGCGCGGCGCCCCGAGCTGCCGCGTCCCGAGGTGGTCGCCGAGAACGCCGACTCGATCCTTCGCGAGGTGCGCTCGCTCCAGGAGTTCGCCACGTCGTTCTCCGCGGTGGCGCAGCTCCCCGAGCCGAAGTTCGCGCCGACGGACCTCGGCGATCTGGTGGAGGACGCGGCTCGGCTCTACCGGGGATCGTCGCCGATCGAATTCCGCGTTGAGGTGGAGCGACCCGTTCCCTTAGCCTGGGCCGACGCGGGCCAGATCCAGCGCGTCATCGTCAATCTGATCAAGAACGCGACCGAGGCGCTCGGAGACAAGGGAGTGGTCACGCTGCGCGTGCGCGCGGAGGACGGAAAGGGCACGGGCCTGGTCCTCGAGGTCGAGGACACGGGCCCGGGAATGGACCCCGCGACCCTCGAGCGCGCCGTGCATCCGGGCTTCACCACCAAGTCGACGGGAAGCGGACTGGGACTCACCCTGGTCCAGCGCATCGTGGAGCAGCACGGAGGCCACTTCGGAATGGAATCGAGCCCCGGCCTGGGAACGCGCGCCTGGCTCTCGCTCGTCGCCGCCACGGACCGCGAGCCGGAGGAGGCGTGA
- the rlmN gene encoding 23S rRNA (adenine(2503)-C(2))-methyltransferase RlmN, with amino-acid sequence MTLHEPKEALIGLSEPELERLLLSWGEKSFRGRQIAGWIYSQGALDFERMTNLPASLRGRLRESFEVATLVERGRRETTDRGTRKIAFGLRDGGVVESVFMSTPRRYTFCLSSQHGCGFACRFCATGRMGRGRNLSAGEIVEQAVRLRSELPEGVHDFNVVMMGMGEPLENYEAVMQALGLMSAPHGMKVPPRRITISTVGMVPQILRLADERHRYRLAISLHAATDDLRSKLMPVNRRFPLESLIRAVRHHVEKVGERVSFEYILIEEINDTIGDAVKLARLVGSLPCRVNLIPYNPIGPGRFRRPAPERIQRFVDYLAPRVPAVTVRYSQGVDIGAACGQLAGETEGGAA; translated from the coding sequence ATGACCCTCCATGAGCCCAAGGAGGCCCTGATCGGCCTCTCCGAGCCCGAGCTGGAGCGGCTGCTCCTCTCCTGGGGTGAGAAGTCGTTCCGCGGAAGACAGATCGCCGGCTGGATCTACTCCCAGGGGGCGCTCGACTTCGAGCGGATGACCAACCTGCCCGCGTCGCTCCGCGGCCGGCTCCGCGAGAGCTTCGAGGTGGCGACGCTCGTCGAGCGCGGCCGCCGGGAGACCACGGACCGCGGCACCCGGAAGATCGCCTTCGGGCTCCGCGACGGCGGTGTGGTCGAGTCCGTGTTCATGAGCACGCCGCGCCGGTACACGTTCTGCCTCTCGAGCCAGCACGGGTGCGGGTTCGCTTGCCGCTTCTGCGCCACGGGACGGATGGGCCGGGGGCGGAACCTGAGCGCGGGCGAGATCGTGGAGCAGGCGGTGCGCCTCCGGAGCGAGCTGCCGGAGGGGGTCCATGACTTCAACGTCGTGATGATGGGCATGGGCGAGCCGCTCGAGAATTACGAGGCGGTGATGCAGGCGCTGGGGCTCATGAGCGCTCCGCACGGAATGAAGGTTCCCCCGCGGCGGATCACGATCTCGACCGTGGGCATGGTCCCGCAAATCCTGCGGCTCGCGGACGAGCGCCATCGCTACCGCCTCGCGATCTCGCTCCACGCCGCGACCGACGACCTTCGTTCGAAGCTCATGCCGGTGAACCGACGGTTCCCGCTCGAGTCGCTGATCCGCGCGGTGCGCCACCACGTCGAGAAGGTGGGCGAGCGGGTCTCGTTCGAGTACATCCTCATCGAGGAGATCAACGACACCATCGGCGACGCGGTGAAGCTCGCGCGGCTCGTCGGGTCGCTCCCCTGCCGGGTCAATCTGATCCCCTACAATCCGATCGGCCCCGGCCGGTTCCGCCGTCCCGCCCCGGAGCGGATCCAGCGGTTCGTGGACTACCTCGCCCCGCGGGTTCCCGCGGTGACGGTGCGCTACTCCCAGGGTGTGGACATCGGCGCGGCCTGCGGCCAGCTCGCGGGCGAGACCGAAGGCGGCGCGGCATAG
- a CDS encoding Ppx/GppA phosphatase family protein: protein MRLLVADVDERERLRTAHRMGEISRLGEGLDRTGSIDEVAASRTLECLERFVHEAEYSGASRIRVAGTNAFRVAANGSEIAARFSDRVGYPVEVLTGEEEARLVFLAVLSGLAPQPGRSIVVDIGGGSTEVISGEGETGTQVISLELGCVRLTERLIHADPPKGEELESVRGHVREVFRDKLASFEPGGMSRAIGVGGTVTAFGALDLNLVKYDPSRIENHHLSRARIDSISKHLCAIPLAQRRDLAGVSRGRADIIPAGAIILSEFADRFDLPGIYVSTRGLRYGLVLSEARKAFRGAGQAAGA from the coding sequence GTGCGGCTCCTCGTCGCGGACGTCGACGAGAGGGAACGCCTGCGGACTGCCCACCGCATGGGCGAGATCTCCCGCCTGGGAGAAGGCCTCGACCGCACCGGCTCCATCGACGAGGTCGCGGCCTCCCGGACTCTCGAGTGCCTCGAGCGTTTCGTCCACGAGGCGGAATACAGCGGCGCGAGCCGCATCCGCGTGGCCGGCACGAACGCCTTCCGCGTCGCCGCCAACGGCAGCGAGATCGCCGCTCGATTCTCCGATCGCGTGGGCTATCCCGTCGAGGTGTTGACGGGAGAGGAAGAGGCGCGGCTCGTCTTCTTGGCCGTCCTGAGCGGGCTGGCTCCCCAGCCGGGCCGATCGATCGTGGTCGACATCGGGGGCGGGAGCACGGAAGTCATTTCGGGTGAAGGGGAAACAGGGACGCAGGTCATCAGCCTGGAGCTGGGATGCGTCCGGCTCACGGAGCGCCTGATCCACGCCGATCCGCCGAAGGGCGAGGAGCTGGAGTCGGTACGGGGTCACGTTCGAGAGGTGTTCCGCGACAAGCTCGCCTCGTTCGAGCCCGGCGGCATGAGCCGGGCGATCGGGGTCGGGGGCACCGTGACCGCGTTCGGCGCGCTCGATCTGAACCTCGTCAAGTACGATCCCTCCCGGATCGAGAACCACCACCTCTCGCGGGCCCGCATCGACTCCATTTCCAAGCACTTGTGCGCTATCCCACTCGCCCAGAGAAGAGATCTGGCGGGAGTGAGCCGGGGGCGTGCCGACATCATCCCGGCGGGCGCGATCATCCTGAGCGAGTTCGCCGACCGGTTCGACCTGCCGGGGATCTACGTCTCCACCCGGGGGCTCCGGTACGGGCTCGTCCTGAGCGAGGCCCGAAAGGCATTCCGGGGAGCGGGCCAGGCCGCGGGAGCCTGA